In the genome of Globicephala melas chromosome 3, mGloMel1.2, whole genome shotgun sequence, one region contains:
- the LOC132593278 gene encoding zinc finger protein 496-like, which translates to MIFCFSEEDWSLLDPAQTGFYGEFIIGEDCGVSLPPDDPAAQLDLSQGEENEPRVPELQDLQGKDVSQVSYADFPSLQPFQTEERRKRDEPQVPEFQICQQTVLPPSTCPAGGDAPFPDNSLDEEVTIEIVLSSSGDEDSQLGPYCTDELQSPTEKQHSLPTSHRSGPESGGEVQTSSKKSYVCPNCGKIFRWRVNFIRHLRSRREQKPHECSVCGELFSDSEDLDGHLETHEVQKPFRCGACGKSFRLNSHLLSHRRIHLQPDRLELLKKREQEASGTVGGDSDALLAKGKAKLRFQCYDCGKVFQRPDQLARHRSSTHVDKSRPFQCRYCVKSFSQNSDLLRHQRLHMKRRSKQALNSY; encoded by the exons ATGATCTTCTGCTTCTCAGAAGAGGACTGGTCCCTTCTAGACCCTGCCCAGACTGGCTTCTACGGAGAGTTCATCATTGGGGAGGACTGCGGCGTCTCACTGCCTCCAG ATGACCCAGCTGCCCAGCTGGATCTCTCCCAAGGAGAGGAGAATGAGCCACGTGTTCCAGAGTTGCAGGACCTCCAGGGGAAGGATGTGTCCCAGGTCTCCTACGCAG ACTTCCCAAGTCTCCAGCCAttccagacagaagaaagaaggaaacggGATGAGCCGCAGGTGCCAGAGTTCCAAATCTGCCAGCAGACGGTGCTCCCGCCAAGCACCTGCCCAG CCGGAGGTGATGCACCATTTCCCGACAACAGCCTGGATGAGGAGGTGACCATCGAGATTGTTCTTTCCAGCTCTGGGGACGAGGACTCCCAGCTCGGCCCCTACTGCACAGACGAGCTGCAGAGCCCCACGGAGAAGCAGCACAGCCTCCCTACCTCCCACCGGAGCGGCCCTGAGTCAGGGGGTGAGGTGCAGACCTCCTCCAAAAAGTCCTATGTGTGCCCGAACTGTGGCAAAATCTTCCGCTGGAGGGTCAACTTCATCCGGCACCTGCGGAGTCGCAGGGAGCAGAAGCCACACGAGTGCTCAGTGTGCGGGGAGCTGTTCAGTGACAGCGAGGACCTAGATGGGCACCTGGAGACCCACGAGGTCCAGAAACCTTTTAGGTGCGGTGCCTGTGGGAAGAGCTTCCGCCTCAACTCCCACCTGCTCTCCCACAGGCGGATACACTTGCAGCCAGACAGACTCGAGCTACTGAAGAAGAGAGAGCAGGAGGCATCGGGGACCGTGGGCGGGGATTCCGACGCCCTACTGGCAAAGGGCAAGGCCAAGCTGCGCTTCCAGTGCTATGACTGCGGGAAGGTGTTCCAGCGTCCCGACCAACTGGCCCGGCACCGCAGTAGCACTCATGTGGACAAGTCCCGGCCCTTTCAGTGCCGGTACTGCGTCAAAAGCTTTTCCCAGAACTCTGACCTTCTCCGCCACCAGCGCCTGCACATGAAGCGCCGGTCCAAGCAGGCGCTGAACTCCTACTGA